One segment of Brassica napus cultivar Da-Ae chromosome C3, Da-Ae, whole genome shotgun sequence DNA contains the following:
- the LOC106346628 gene encoding ACT domain-containing protein ACR1 isoform X2, which produces MVQVLADLDLVISKSYISSDGDWFMDVFHVTDQLGNKLTDRSLILYIQQAICYSRKGGITKEMQSNLKREVQQRHVSTEHTAFEITGIDRPGLLSEISAVLSDIGCHVTAAVAWTHHERAAMVIYLEDGFNGGPIIDPIRKAQVKDHLDIVMEAHQRVGDESRVVVSVVEAKGAPVGWAHTERRLHELMYAERDYENCFGCDCCSGDRCDALWRGRCERIHVAIEACNGYSMVSVKCRDRPKLLFDTVCALKELQFVVFHAVAGARGSTAEQEYFIRKKNGCTLETEGQRERLRHCLVAAISRRASRGFKLDVRTKNKMGLLSDVTRTVRENGLSITRAEMSTQGENAVGSFYVAGVSGGEKDANAVEAVVRELHGVVVSAVKTVGMVSTRLGSSSDVEEENRAKSSIGRLLWSKLERLSTSIRR; this is translated from the exons TCTTTCACGTGACGGACCAACTCGGGAACAAGCTCACAGACCGAAGCCTGATTCTATACATTCAGCag GCAATATGTTATAGTAGAAAGGGAGGCATCACAAAAGAGATGCAGAGTAATCTAAAACGTGAAGTGCAGCAGCGCCACGTGTCAACAGAGCACACGGCGTTTGAGATAACCGGAATTGACAGACCGGGTCTACTGTCTGAGATCTCTGCCGTACTTTCCGACATTGGATGTCATGTGACTGCAGCTGTTGCGTGGACCCACCACGAGCGAGCGGCTATGGTGATTTATCTAGAAGACGGGTTCAACGGTGGGCCGATTATCGACCCAATAAGAAAGGCCCAAGTGAAGGACCATCTTGATATAGTCATGGAGGCCCATCAAAGAGTCGGCGATGAGTCTCGTGTCGTCGTGAGTGTGGTCGAGGCTAAAGGAGCTCCGGTCGGATGGGCCCACACTGAGCGACGTCTTCACGAGCTAATGTACGCTGAGAGAGACTACGAGAACTGCTTTGGCTGCGACTGCTGCAGTGGAGACAG GTGTGATGCGTTGTGGAGGGGAAGATGCGAGAGGATACACGTAGCGATCGAAGCATGCAATGGTTATTCAATGGTGAGCGTTAAGTGTAGAGACAGACCAAAACTATTGTTCGACACGGTATGCGCGTTAAAGGAGTTACAATTCGTTGTGTTTCATGCCGTCGCTGGAGCAAGGGGCTCAACGGCGGAGCAAGAGTATTTCATAAGGAAGAAGAACGGGTGCACGTTAGAAACGGAAGGACAAAGGGAGAGACTAAGGCATTGTTTGGTAGCTGCGATATCGAGACGCGCTTCACGCGGGTTCAAGCTTGACGTTCGGACAAAGAACAAGATGGGTTTGTTGTCGGATGTGACGAGAACTGTGAGAGAAAACGGTTTGTCGATAACGAGAGCAGAGATGAGTACTCAAGGTGAGAATGCGGTTGGTTCGTTTTATGTTGCGGGGGTGAGCGGTGGTGAGAAGGATGCGAATGCGGTTGAAGCGGTTGTAAGAGAATTGCATGGAGTGGTTGTGTCGGCGGTTAAGACAGTTGGGATGGTGTCGACGAGGTTAGGTTCGTCAAGTGATGTGGAGGAGGAAAACAGAGCTAAGTCGTCCATCGGAAGATTGTTATGGTCGAAGTTGGAGAGGTTGTCGACGTCGATAAGACGATAA